Genomic window (Pyrus communis chromosome 13, drPyrComm1.1, whole genome shotgun sequence):
ATTTGTGCTTAattgcatacatatatataattttgccACTTTCACGTGTAAAATAAATgctagaaaaaaataaatggaaacGATGCTATATATGTAttaatttggatttttgttGACGTGCAAACGTGGGCTTTGCCGTTTTCTTTCTTGCactttaaatattatttaacttaaaacaTTGAGAAAGTATATGGGATATCCAGATAAGATTTGAAATCTCATTTCAGTGGTTGCAAGCATTGCCTTGTTCTCCAGTATATTATAAGATTATGTATTACTTCATTTGTTGAAAGAAATATTTCTTTTGTACATTTTCTACCCGTTTTACATACGGCGTATAGGTTTTAACCcatgttttctttatttaatttagGCAAATGCACTCTATGAAGATATGATTGAGCGGCTCAGGGCCAGCGGTTTGGAAAAACTTGCGAGGCAGCAAGTAGATGGTGTTGTCCGCCAAAGTGAAGAAGGTGCTGAGTACTTTTTGGAGTCAACCATTCCCTCCACATGCAAGAATAGGATCCCTGCCCATGATGGTGGCTGCGCTTCCATATTATTTGAGTACAATTCTGGGAAATTGATTACTGGCGGACAGGATGGGTCCATCAAAATGTGGGATACAAATACTGGGTCACTAACTCGTACACTTAATGGTTGCATTGGTTCTGTTCTGGATCTCACGATTACTCATGATAATAGATCTATCATTGCAGCAAGCAGCTCTAACAAATTGTATGCCTGGGATGTTAACTTGGGGAGGGTTCGACACACTCTCACTGGCCACATGGATAAAGTGTGTGCAGTAGATGTCAGCAAATTCTCAAGCCGTCATGTTGTGAGTGCAGCTTATGATCGTACCATAAAAGTTTGGGATTTGCAGAAAGGTTACTGCACCAATACAATCATGTTCCCGAAAAACTGCAATGCTCTGTCATTCAGCATGGATGGACAGACCATATGTTCTGGCCATGTTGATGGAAATCTTCGTTTGTGGGATATTGAGAAAGGAAAACTCCTCAGTGAAGTAGCTGCACACTCAAATGCTGTTACATCCATATCTTTGTCCCGAAATGGCAATGTTATACTGACCAGTGGGAGAGACAATGTCCATAATTTGTTTGATATGCGGTCTCTAGAAGTCTGTGGAACGTTAAGAGCCACTGGAAACAGAGTAGCGTCGAATTGGAGTAGATCCTGTATCAGTCCAGATGACAATTACGTTGCTGCTGGATCTGCTGACGGTTCTGTGTATATTTGGTCAATATCGAAAGCTGACATTGTGAGCACTCTGAAGGAACACACTGCATCGGTCCTGTGTTGTTCATGGAGCGGGCATGGAAAACCTCTGGCTTCTGCGGACAAGAACGGAATCATCTGTACATGGACGTGACAGATTTGGCCGATTCTTTTTACTCATGTTTGCACAAGACACACAATGTACACACGTTCGATTAGATTTGGTGTAAATATTGATTCATCTCGAATCGTAGCATCCTTGCATTCGTCTTTATTTCTCATCCAAATGTCTTGACTAAATTTTGTTCATTGTTTTAGCCATAGTTGTTTCCTTGTGTTTTCTTGTTAAGGCATGTCAAATTATCATTACATTTtgggctcgtttggaagtgaatttaaaataactgaaagcactcttggagaaaatatttttggatttcaaaatcacttaaaatgttttttgtAAGAAACACCAATTATGTGTTTCTTGTAGGAACGAagcttattttcataattttcgtgcatttttactaatgatt
Coding sequences:
- the LOC137712996 gene encoding autophagy-related protein 16-like isoform X1, translating into MSQEEIAREAIKHALKALRRRHLVEEGAHAPAFIALSKPILHQGSEWKEKAENLEMELQQCYKAQSRLSEQLVVEVAKSRTSKASLQEKEAAVADLQKELSEKRDECSQLVADLEEKIKALELVVSENKEIRAQLEEMSIRAKNAEAENKVLIDRWMLEKMKDAERLNEANALYEDMIERLRASGLEKLARQQVDGVVRQSEEGAEYFLESTIPSTCKNRIPAHDGGCASILFEYNSGKLITGGQDGSIKMWDTNTGSLTRTLNGCIGSVLDLTITHDNRSIIAASSSNKLYAWDVNLGRVRHTLTGHMDKVCAVDVSKFSSRHVVSAAYDRTIKVWDLQKGYCTNTIMFPKNCNALSFSMDGQTICSGHVDGNLRLWDIEKGKLLSEVAAHSNAVTSISLSRNGNVILTSGRDNVHNLFDMRSLEVCGTLRATGNRVASNWSRSCISPDDNYVAAGSADGSVYIWSISKADIVSTLKEHTASVLCCSWSGHGKPLASADKNGIICTWT
- the LOC137712996 gene encoding autophagy-related protein 16-like isoform X2, with amino-acid sequence MELQQCYKAQSRLSEQLVVEVAKSRTSKASLQEKEAAVADLQKELSEKRDECSQLVADLEEKIKALELVVSENKEIRAQLEEMSIRAKNAEAENKVLIDRWMLEKMKDAERLNEANALYEDMIERLRASGLEKLARQQVDGVVRQSEEGAEYFLESTIPSTCKNRIPAHDGGCASILFEYNSGKLITGGQDGSIKMWDTNTGSLTRTLNGCIGSVLDLTITHDNRSIIAASSSNKLYAWDVNLGRVRHTLTGHMDKVCAVDVSKFSSRHVVSAAYDRTIKVWDLQKGYCTNTIMFPKNCNALSFSMDGQTICSGHVDGNLRLWDIEKGKLLSEVAAHSNAVTSISLSRNGNVILTSGRDNVHNLFDMRSLEVCGTLRATGNRVASNWSRSCISPDDNYVAAGSADGSVYIWSISKADIVSTLKEHTASVLCCSWSGHGKPLASADKNGIICTWT